The region CAATCCTTGCTGTATTCTGAAGAATGTCATATTTCATTCAGTTCCCTTAGCTAAATATGCCTGTATGCTGCCACCCACCTCACTTACCATAATAATGTGTCACTGCAGGTCAGTCATTCTCTAAACGGAAAACATCAACATAAAGCGTACCTTCAGGTTGCGTTTTGCTGGAGAAATGGCAGTAGTTCCAAAAGCTACACATCCATCATATTAAATGATAGGCCTACTCCTTGTGCTGCGATGTCTTGTGCTCCTAAGCATGTTTTGCATATTTATCTGTTTTGATTTTAAGTTAATCCTCGTGATTTTGTGGAGCATTCCAGTTCTGTCCCTTCTAAAAGACACTACAGTCCCAAGGGGTCTGAGAAGCCAGTCTGAGCCAGGTACACAGAACATAACCCGGCATGACAAATAGCAGCTCAAGGGCAATTCCATGTTAACGGAATTACTCTCAGATACTCcaatttttcactttaaaatgcattccaaacaaaaaacattgatttcaaagtttaacaaaccatagaaCTAAGTCTATGCGCACGGACTACTTTCAACAGTTTTTCCAAAAAACAAATTTACAGGAAGAACTGTGCGGAttcaaagtttggtaacagaataaaaGTGAGGGAGATTTTACTGTAATTATGTTACCTACCTTTCCATCTCCACAGGTTTTCCAGTAActgtttttaatttgttttattgTTAAGTGGtattgtatggtttgttaaactttgaaatcaatggtttctgtttggcatacattttagtCTCACTGTAATTTCGTTACCGTAGAATTGCCATCAAGTAAATACAGTGGAAGGTGGAGGGGATTTACTGTACATGTTTAGGAACTTACATACAGGGACTTACATGAACCCATTGTAAACGTTTTATAGAATCTTACAGAAGCCATGGGCAATGTGGACTGCAGACATGGTGAAGTCTCTGTGCATAGTATTTTCTGTGGTTCAATGTGTGTAGGAAGGAGAGTGAAGAACACCTGATATTAATTTAAGCATCCAGAATGGTGATATGGGGCTGATATGATTCCCTATTAAACATATTGGTTCTTCGCCTGTATCTGTATGTTCTGTGGCTCTGCCACAACAAAATGCACAGAAATATGGATGTTGTCTTTTTATCAAGGGGTTGACATGTTTTCATCACTAGAATGGTACAGTAATAAGACCAAGACTAGTAGAACAAAACAGTCTTCACCTGTCCTCAATGAAAAATGAGCAGTACTTTAGAAAGTGTAAGCCCTGCCTTCAGCATTTCTGCTTGGTCCTTTTCCAGTATCAGGGCCAGCCCCCACTCTTTTCAAAGATGGAACAGCTTATTTAATGTGAAGATGTGTGTCCCCTTTGGACTGTCAAAAATAATAAGCAAGAATCATTCAGAACTAGTCTAATGCTCCTAAATATTTATTAGCATCACATCCTACTGGACAATAATTGGATTGTTTCCCTTTTTGTTTAATTCAATGCAAGATAAGCACTACATTGATAAAGCAGATGGGTTTGGTGCAGTCACATGTAAACCTTACTGAGGATGGTCATCACACGACACAGAGCTGAATGACCAAGGTTGTGTTCAGCAGCCAAAAATGAAAGTAAACTTAAAAATAGAGTGAAATGGGTCAGTACTGTCCAatgaaaatgtttgttttcaaTTCTAACatttttgctacagtgtgccctaatgaaccaGACCCACCACACTACACAGAGCTGACCAGACTCATTTGCCTCCAGCAGTGATAGCCAGCAGGCTGTTTGTCCTCTTCATAATGTTGGGTACAAAGAGCAGTCCTGAGGCTCTCTCAATGCTCTCGATGGGCACCAGGAAGCGCTCCAGAGGAATCTTGTTATCCACAGGGGTGTTGGGCATCACATACGAGCGCagctccacctctcccctctgcTTCTCCAGGATCACCACCTTGAAGAAATGGGTGGGGACCGCCACATGGTTCCTCCCCATCACCTGGTACTTCACATACATTTTCCCATCTGGTTCCTGTCTATAAGCAGAGAGAAGGAACAGTTATGACTTCTGTATCATTCTCACCTTGGACCCCATTCACACAGATCATGATGCTTGCATAATGCCTGTTTGCAAAAGCAGATCACTGTGTGAATGGCGTTTTAGATGGCAACACTGAAAAATACCATTATGTTTGTTATGGAAGTCTGTTTCAAATGACACTCACCTGGGCAGATAAAGTGGTCCagtgcacacaaacacattcatgtAGTGCTTGGTAAGTGAACGGCAGTACTGCTCCAAGTTGTTCCATGCATTTTGATTTAAATTTGGGTTCTAGGGGAAGACGAGGTGAATAAAACTTGAACAGCCATTCATTGATTCATGCACTTTGCTCTGGAAGTGTAGCTACATGGGATTCAGAAGCCTTTTTGACTCATCATTCGTGTTTTAAACTGCACACTTATATTGCCACCTTTACCACTCGCACACTGTGTAACACTTATTCATCTTCACATTGCCTAATATGCCATGTTTCCCCACAATACATGACTTGCCTGTGGTGAGACATTACTGAGATAGAACGTGTCATCCATTGCCTTTTGATTCCATTTGTGATTGGCAGCTGCTGCCAAATGCCCCCTGTCAAATCCACTGCCTCTGTAGTCTGCATTGGTAGCCCTGTGGTATACGTGCACCGTATCATCCTCTTTAAAGTCGCAAAATTTCCTATCTGAAGGTCCTGTCAAGCCATCAGGACTGAGTTGCTCTATAACCCATGCAGCAGTCCTGTTTCTGGGATCATAAGATGTCACGTAGGACTCCCTCGTCTTGATATTGGCGAGAGATGGGAAGCCGTACTTCATTGCAGCTGTTGATCGGGACCCTACCATTTGACCGCCTCCTTGGTACGTGGTAATGTCGGTTGCTGCGTCCACACTTGGAATAGGAATAACGGGTACTCGATTGAGTAATCCATGGCTCGGATTTATGCATCTATTCGTCGAATCTCCAATCAGAGACGCACCAATGGTCGCTCCCACAGTCAAGGACACGCCGGAGATAAACCACTTAGAACAGATAACACGATACATTTTATGCACCGGAATAATTACCACAAACTATTACCAAGTCTTTACCGCTTTTACAACAATCAACTACATAAAAAGTTAATTTCATATCACAAATTTCCACATGCTCGTTTCTTTTTCAATACTCGCTGTTATGGATTGGGCGCATGCATATGACGATTGCAGTAGCTTCGTCTTAAAGGTACAATACACCATTTAGTAGGCTCTAGTACAGCGTAAactacggtgccttcagaaagtatttataccccttgatttattccacattttgttgttacagcctgaactcaaaattgattaaaaatatttgttttcctcacccatctacacacaataccccttaatgacaaagtgaaaatgtttatacattttagcaaatttattgaaaattaaacatcacatttgcataagtattcagacccctgagtcaatactacacctttggcggtgattaccgctttgagtcatcttgggtatgtttGTATCAGCTTAGCACTGGATTTGGGgatcttctcccattcttccttgcagatgttctcaagctctgttaaattaGATGGGGAGTGGCGGtaaacagcaatcttcaagtttttccacagattttctacatcatgtccaaacaattgaattggccacaagtggactccaatcaagttgtagtgacgtCTCAAGGTTGATCAAAGGGAATTCGATACACTTGaactcaatttggagtgtcatagaaatggggtgtgaatacttatgtaaatgagatatttctgtatttattttcaatacatctggaaacatttctaaaaacatgttttcactttgtcattatggggtattgtgtgtatacaTGGGTGAGAAAACAATTACATGttatcaattttgaattcaggctataacacaacaaaatgtggaataagtcaaggggtatgaatactttcggaaAGCACTGTACAATTGTATGGCTCTGACTACACCAACAACATGTGAACGCATTCAGTTTGACAAAATACATTGGTGGTGGTAGATCATCTTTAATTAATCAATTCAGTCATTATAACATTTCTGCCTGTTGTCTTTTGTGGCCTTAAATACAACAAAATATTAATGAAAAAAGCGAACTTACAAAACAAAGTTCCTAATAATATTGAGTATAAGAGCAAAGCAGATCAACCTCTGTTTAAAATAATTTGTATTTCACGTTTTTGTTTTTCATCCGAAACTGAGGTTATTGACCCTCTACATTTTGACATTGTCGTATTTCTACGTTATTCTTAATGACAGAGGCCAGCCTTATGAccttgatctcaggtgcatcatgACCCCTTCTGTAGTCCCATATATGTACTCAGGGGAGAGCAGCAGGGTAGGTTTGTTGTAGATAAGGTAGCAGTTGAGATGTTTCGCCTCTTGCCACGCTGCCTCTATAACATTAACCCTGTCTCTGTCCAGATGCTCCTGGCATGTCCTAGTCAGCTTGTGGACCTCCTCCACAGTCCCTCCAAACACTGCTCCGGCATAGTAGAAGTCCCCCTCATTCAGGGGCACAAAGGATAATGAGGCAGGTCTGCATTCGTAGGGGAACTTGTCCCGGCTCTCATAGTAGTAAGATAGGTGAACTGCAGCTACAAGCTGGCTGAGCGCCTCAGCTCCCCAGCGCTGGTGAAACTTCATGTCTACATCCAGACAAAACAGGAAGTGGGCCTCTTTTCAAATCCTTTCTTGAATTTAATTGGAATTATTTTGGGTAACAGACATATACAAAAAATGTACAATGTGGACCCAGAGGATATCACTTGAAAGTATTCATGAAAACGCTTGTTTCCAAATTGGTTCTCAATGGTAAAAACAATAATACATATAATGATTAAAAGGCAAGACAAAATGACAACCAACCATAAATACATTCATTTATATTGACATCCTAAAAAGTGACACTATTCACTTcacttcaaaatcaaatcaaatctaattttatttgtcacatacacatggttagcagatgttaatgcgagtgtagcgaaatgcttgtgcttctagttccgacaatgcagtaataaccaacaagtaatctaactaacaatttcaaaactactgtcttatacacagtgtaaggggataaagaatatgtacataaagatatatgaatgagtgatggtacagagcagcataggcaagatacagtagatggtatcgagtacagtatatacatatgagatgagtatgtaaacaaagtggcatagttaaagtggctagtgatacatgtattacataaggatgcagtagatgatatagagtacagcatatacgtatgcatatgagatgaataatgtagggtatgtaacattatattaggtagcattgtttaaagtggctagtgatatattttacgtcatttcccatcaattcccattattaaagtggctggagttgagtcagtgtcagtgtgttggcagcagccactcaatgttggtggtagctgtttaacagtctgatggccttgagatagaagctgtttttcagtctctcggtcccagctttgatgcacctgtactgacctcgccttctggatgatagcggggtgaacaggcagtggctcgggtggttgttgtccttgatgatctttatggccttcctgtaacatcgggtggtgtaggtgtcctggagggcaggtagtttgcccccggtgatgcgttgtgcagacctcactaccctctggagagccttacggttgtgggcggagcagttgccgtaccaggcggtgatgcagcccgccaggatgctctcgattgtgcatctgtagaagtttgtgagtgcttttggtgacaagccgaatttcttcagcctcctgaggttgaagaggcgctgctgcgccttcttcacgatgctgtctgtgtgagtggaccaattcagtttgtctgtgatgtgtaggccgaggaacttaaaacttaaaacattccatttctgttagtctgttaaaactactgttccatcgatgtggataggggggtgttccctctgctgtttcctgaagtccacaatcatctccttagttttgttgacgttgagtgtgaggttattttcctgacaccacaatccgagggccctcaccttccCCCTAACCTTAAAAAACAACCATATTCATTTCACATTAAAACAATCTATTAATTGAACATCATACCAATCCTTCAAAATAAATACACCTGACCAGCAGTAGGGGGGCACAAGAGGCAGTGGAGTGGTTTCTCTTACTTAGACAATCTTGTCCAAATGAAAACCTTTGCCTGCTTTTTAAAGCTATTTTTACTTTTTCTTTACTTGGATCTCCAAGGGGAGGCTATTCCATAGACAAATGCCTGTATAAAAAAACATGCTCCTCGCAGTACTGTTTACTCTTGGGAGTTTACAAGACATAACACCAGGTCTGGTATTGAATCTGTGTTGGTTATATACCGTATCAATGTGGTTTTTCATATAACCTGAGgcaagatttttttaaatatgaataaatatgtaaaaaatatctaaaaaataTTAAGTTTAAGTTGGTCCACACTGGACTTCAAAAGCAACAAGGCCACCTCCCAGAACTTCTGTACCCCTATGTGGGTCCTAGGGGGGGACATTCAGCATATACCTGACAACATTATTTTTGCATGACATGCATTCTCCTTTTCAGCTTATTTATAGCCCACTATACCAAGCAGAGCAGGCATAAACAAAATGGACACTGAATCAAGGTTGAGATAAGCAGTTTAACTTTAATGTTAAAATATCTAGTGTTACAATATTTAAATTTGTTTGCCATTATAGGAAGAATTTTAGTAGAAATCAGGTCTCCGGAAAGGGATTGATCTAAGGACACACCATGATAAGTTACACTTGTTTTAGATTCTCTCTTTGCCTGCACAGTTTACCTTTATCTTGTCAGCCCTAAGCAATCTACGTTTTGTTCCAAACAAAATCTATTACGTTTTTCCCAAATGTGCGACAATTTGTTGCCAGTCAACCAATTCCTTACTCAGGGTCTCCTCTATGTAAAATGTATCCTTCCCtgatactaaactcagcaaaaaaataaatgtccctttttcaggaccctgtctttcaaagataattcataaaaatccaaataacttcacagatcttcattgtaaagggtttaaacactgtttcccatgcttgttaaatgaaccacaaacaattaatgaacatgcacctgtggaacggtcattaagacaccaacagcttacagacggtaggcaattaaggtcacagttatgaaaacttaggacactaaagaggcctttctactgactctgaaaaacacaaaaaaagatgcccagggtccctgctcatctgcgtgaacgttccataggcatgctgcaaggaggcatgaggactgcagatgtggccagggcaatacattacaaggtccatactgtgagataccactacagagagacaggacggacagctgatcatcctcacagtggcagaccacatgtaacaacacttgcacaggatcggtacatccgaacatcacacctgtgggacaggtaaaggatggcaacaacaactgcctgagttacaccaggaacgcacaatccctccatcggtgctcagactgtccgcaataggctgagagaggctggactgagggcttgtaggcctgttgtaaggcaagtcctcaccagacatcacctgcaAGTGACtggctgttacttttgattttgaccccacctttgttcagtgacacattccatttctgttagtcacatgtctgtggaacttgttcagtttatgtctcagttgttgaatcttatgttcatacaaatatttgcatatgttcagtttgctgaaaatgaatacagttgacagtgagaggacattgttttttttgctgagtttaagtatgattgaatcatcagcataaagCAGGAGTTTGCTCTTTACTGTATCTGGCATATCATTAACGTATATAAGAACTACAATTTCTTatataaagaaaaaaaaaacggtCATAAACGGTAGGTCCAAAaatggcaacagtacaggcagggaataggcaaaaggcatcGTGAGTGAGGCAgactatcatacacgggaggagagaaggacaggaAAAACACAGCGCTCCGAAAAAGTGTGTCTCAAaacgaacaatacctcacagtgatggggtgcaaggaactgaactaaatagtgtgggaTAATGACatgcaggtgtgtgaacaggtgattagaattccgATGATTGGGATCTGCAGAGTGAGCTAGagagtgagctggaaagtgggctgcgtTCCGGGGATCTAAGTGTTGGGGAGTGTGAGTTGGACGCAGATGTTACAATACTTGTGTTTTGTTGATCAGATAAGACCTAAACGAATTCCCTGCTACATCATTTAGACCAATGCATTTCAGTTTCATCAGGAGAATATCATATTCCACAGTGTCAAAAGCTTTCTGCAAGTCTAACATGACCATACCTGTAGTTCCCCTTCTCACCTTTCTGCTTAATGTGGTCAAAAAGGTGGATAAGGCAAGAATCAGTAGAATGAGCTGTTCCAAAGCCAGATTGTAGTTCATAAAGAAGTTTGTGCTCGAGAAGGTATCCTTCAAGTTGATTAAAACTAAATTCTCAACAACTTTGGATAAGGTGACACAGGCGTGTAGTTTTCTACATTTGTTTTACTGCTCTTCTTGTGGAGCGGAACCAACCGAGCTGTTTTGAGATCATTGGGAAATGTACCACTATGGTTCTTGATGAATTCCATCCTCCTGCCAGTGTGTAAACCTGGGTACCAGGATCAGGGTAAGGGACATCCCAGAGGCCATGGGTATGGCTGGAACCTCCTGGGTTCGGTCACTGAATATATAATAGTGGACTCTGAACCCAAACAAATAGTAATGCTCTGCCGTCACCAAAAATGTCCCAAGGAAGCGAATGTACCTGCCAATCACATCAAATAAAATGTCAATTAAGTTCAAATAATAACAGGTATTATAATTCAGAAAAACATTGAAAACAACTCAAATTTGGTTTAACTCATTAATATGTATTTACTTTCCAACAGCAAAAATCGTAGTTGCTATAGTGATGTTTTTGATACATGTTGTCAATGATGTCTAAATTGAAGGTGCACTCCCGGATGATGGGTGCCAACTACGACGTCGCTGTCAGAACGTCTGCTCTTCAGTTCTGCAGTGTCTGAGGAAGTCAGATCATTATCATAGTATTTTCTATCTTCTACATTtggcatattgcttctctttttCTATTAGATTTCAGCAATTCATAATTTTACGTTTGCAAACACAGTGAATTACCTGAATTAACAGTGAATTCATACATTTGTGCTGTGTGTAGACACGTCTAAAAACATCAACTATTTATTTAATTCCAAGAATGGAAATGAGGTTTTACCTTActgaaattacattgaatgacTCACCTGTCAGGAGAGGTGACCTCTACTTTTATTTGTCTCCAGGTTTCTTGGACATCCATTTTCTTTCCCAATGATCGATTGATCCCTGACTCTGAAATGTCAATAATAGGCATAGTGCTTGAATATTAAACATATAATTTAGTGGAAGAGAAAGTCAAGAAGGGAACTGGACACCCAGAGTTAATAGCATGTACTTGACGTTGACTGAAATACTGTAGGTggcggtactcattttgggtactgctactgtttatatttaggtacaggagctccacaatactttcgagctaatattctataagagatcacaaacacaaaatagaagaaaaaaaaatcacaaactCAAAATAGAAGATTTTGCATACCTTATTTCCTGACTGcggttgtaacggcgttcttcgtttgttgaaagagagtcggaccgaaatgcagcgtggtggttaatcatgatctttaataaagaaaacggcgatacatgaaataaataaataaataaatacgaaaacaacaaacggaacgagaaacctattacagcctatctggtgaacactacacagagacaggaacaatcacccacgaaagacaaagcgaactcaggctacctaaatacggttcccaatcagaggcaacgagaagcacctgactgctgattgagaaccgcctcaggcagccaagcctatacaacacccctaatcagccgcgatcccaaatactacaaaccccaatacgaaacacaacacacaaacccatgtcacaccctggcctgaacaaataattaaagaaaacacaaaatactaagaccaaggcgtgacagcggTGCTCTTCTTCCATTGAGGATTTGTAGTGTCTCAATCTTATTTTGTTCTTTACAACTGTCATCCAACAAATCATTGGCTGCTAAAATCCAGAGCTGGGATCTTGTTAATTTTGGATATGGGCTCTCACATTTCATATGCACAGATTCAAAACAGAATTTTATGACACATATCCAGATATGATATCCCTTGCATACCAGGTTTCTGATGCTCAGGATAAGGATACATAGAAAATCATAATACTGTAGTATCAATGTCATGGTTTCATATCATAATACTGTAGTATCAATGTCATGGTTTCATATTGTGTGACCTAAATCAATCACCTTATTGTAGCTCTAGCATTGTACATGTTTTGTTAGAGACATACGTGATAATGCTCGTTTGTGATCTCAACGTGTAATGTAATAACAAGTAAAAATAAATATCTAAAGCTAGGTTCCAGAAATGTGTTCCTCCAGAAGTATTATATTCACCTATTAGAGAGagcgcaagtgtgtgtgtgtgtgtgtgttggataaAACCTTGGACTGAATTCTACAACTTTCAGACCTTCAGGCTTTATTCCTGCAATGGCATCAGGAACATCATCTAACAGTCACATTCTCAGGAATTTTTACAATAATAAAAAGCTCATCATGGGTCATTTTCTTCAGAATGATAACGTTTACTTGGAACAAAAATAACAATTtctacaaaaaaatattcatacaTAGATTTGTTTGATTTGGATAGGTtatactctctctctttgcttcATGATTTCCATGCGACAATTGATTCTCCACCACAAGCTACTGAAACATCaactctggtaaaaaaaaaaaaaagtttacttTTTCTCCACTTTTCAGTTCAATGATTGTTCCAGGAAACAAATAAACTATGCAGCAAAGTAAGGAAACGTGAATTTGAGAGTAAGATAAACTTGGCATTAGTAGGCCTCAGCAGTGATTACAGCCATCTCTGTTCAGAAAGCAAGTTGGGTAAGTGCAGTATTTCAGTGAGAACAAACTTAGATGTACGACAATACAATTCGCTCTAAACTTTTCTAAGATAGTGATTTAGTTTTTTTGGTATAAGTTCTTTCATCACTGGCattcatagagagagaggaactctctctgtctcatcgtGGCGAAGGTGACAGGGGGGCTGGAGCCCTCAAACACTCTCCCAGAATGCAACAGCACAGTTAGACTGAGCTAAGCACTGCGAATGGCGGATCCCAAAAATGTAGCCAGGTGTACTCCAGCTGTCCCGGGTGTAGCTCAGCAAGCAGTGACTTGTCTAAGCAGGGCGTTGGCTAGAAGGCAACTCAGCATGGCAACCAGGCTGAGGTAGGAGGCAGAGGCACCGCTgcagcccctctctccctcacagagCAGCTGCTCACACAGCAGGCCCTTGTACTCTGGCAGACACAGACACTTCTGGTTCTGGAAGCAGGTGCCTCCATTCTGGCACAGCAGCATGTCGTCGTCACAGACGTTGGCTacgaggggagacagggaggagatgaaGAATAAGGAGGGAGGAAACTAAGTGGCCCGCTGAATGCCTCAAACCTAAAACAATACAGGATACTCTGGTTCTGGCAACAATTACTGTACATTAACAAGACACCTGTTCTGACCTTACCTGTACAGTTCAAATTTTCTCTTGACTTAGTGATTATACAGTCAAGTTTGCTAGATTGTTAAACAACCTTGCAAAGGACTCATGGCGCTCACAtggtgctcacacacacacacacacacacacacacacacacacacacacacacacacacacacacacaca is a window of Oncorhynchus kisutch isolate 150728-3 linkage group LG3, Okis_V2, whole genome shotgun sequence DNA encoding:
- the endog gene encoding endonuclease G, mitochondrial, whose product is MYRVICSKWFISGVSLTVGATIGASLIGDSTNRCINPSHGLLNRVPVIPIPSVDAATDITTYQGGGQMVGSRSTAAMKYGFPSLANIKTRESYVTSYDPRNRTAAWVIEQLSPDGLTGPSDRKFCDFKEDDTVHVYHRATNADYRGSGFDRGHLAAAANHKWNQKAMDDTFYLSNVSPQNPNLNQNAWNNLEQYCRSLTKHYMNVFVCTGPLYLPRQEPDGKMYVKYQVMGRNHVAVPTHFFKVVILEKQRGEVELRSYVMPNTPVDNKIPLERFLVPIESIERASGLLFVPNIMKRTNSLLAITAGGK